A genomic window from Cucumis melo cultivar AY chromosome 8, USDA_Cmelo_AY_1.0, whole genome shotgun sequence includes:
- the LOC103501470 gene encoding uncharacterized protein LOC103501470, producing MCDSVPPLSFASSIKFRPLPFTQFQSHSLLLSNSFHYGLRNGCLLFPSRTKLTKSLSAFTPKRNRFSGELEFKGEDENLFDVVDPSRSVANLDGIDGNFASRNENDSDERRGDGAARSSELNFLDQKDGGEVKKKRLNSERSSEGERDLVPIEDEDAEMENGKVALRKRRQVMRRSNMLAKQVISIQSALSLGFVSQLWVDTSAWMVKFLEVKPNLLSGESEWFLLEDINKVGDVILVHDETVMDNDFKMAGLETLVGYRVVTPGRRNIGKIRGYTFNINSGAVESLELDSFGYSFLPSSLVSTYALLVEDVLEVISDVVVVHEDAASRIQRLTKGFLGTQSVGNSLDDLEELYEFERRRFDEDNWSNKRNYDGKRFRRRREANDDDLGLPMDYL from the exons ATGTGCGACTCTGTTCCGCCCCTCTCCTTTGCATCTTCCATCAAATTTCGACCATTACCGTTCACCCAATTTCAATCCCATTCCCTTCTTCTTTCAAATTCCTTCCATTATGGTCTTCGAAATGGCTGCCTTCTCTTCCCTTCAAGAACAAAACTCACTAAAAGCTTGAGCGCATTTACACCTAAGCGAAATCGATTCAGCGGCGAGTTAGAATTCAAAGGGGAAGACGAAAATCTTTTCGACGTCGTCGACCCTAGTCGGAGCGTTGCAAATTTAGATGGTATCGACGGGAATTTCGCAAGTAGAAATGAGAATGATTCCGACGAAAGACGGGGCGATGGTGCAGCTAGATCGTCCGAATTGAACTTTCTTGATCAGAAAGATGGTGGGGAGGTCAAGAAGAAGAGGTTAAACAGTGAAAGAAGTTCAGAAGGGGAAAGGGATTTGGTTCCCATTGAAGATGAGGATGCAGAAATGGAGAATGGGAAGGTAGCTTTGCGGAAAAGGAGGCAAGTGATGAGGAGATCGAACATGTTGGCAAAGCAAGTGATCAGTATTCAAAGTGCGCTTAGCTTGGGTTTCGTCTCTCAGCTCTGGGTTGATACCTCCGCT TGGATGGTAAAATTTTTAGAAGTGAAGCCAAACTTGCTATCTGGAGAATCAGAATGGTTTCTTCTTGAGGATATTAATAAG GTTGGTGATGTTATACTTGTCCATGATGAGACTGTGATGGATAATGACTTCAAAATGGCTGGATTGGAAACACTG GTAGGATACAGAGTAGTTACACCTGGTCGACGGAATATTGGGAAG ATACGTGGATACACTTTCAATATTAACTCGGGCGCTGTTGAATCTCTGGAACTCGATTCATTTGGATATTCCTTTCTTCCTTCCAGCCTT GTGAGTACATATGCTTTGCTTGTTGAGGACGTGCTGGAAGTCATATCCGATGTGGTCGTTGTACATGAAGATGCAGCATCACGCATTCAAAGGCTGACAAAG GGATTCTTAGGCACCCAAAGCGTGGGGAATTCTTTAGATGACCTGGAAGAACTTTACGAGTTCGAAAGACGGAGATTTGACGAGGACAATTGGAGTAACAAAAGAAACTATGATGGTAAAAGATTCAGAAGGAGACGAGAGGCCAATGATGATGATTTGGGGCTCCCAATGGATTATCTCTAG